Proteins from one Acidiferrobacterales bacterium genomic window:
- a CDS encoding BON domain-containing protein yields the protein MFIYPSPLNPGILRPFMFGILMLFSIAGFAQTEKPVESRTITKKIEDSSITFRLSNLIARQTPELGADTQVNVTTVNGVVLLTGSVESAQAKEQVESLVEEHPYVRKVVNEIRVEKSRSPLVLGRDKILQMSVKHRISRELKKNSPTVHVVVYRKTVYLMGVVSEEVAEQAAKIAQNTRRSERVITVFELKTVEESQT from the coding sequence ATGTTTATATATCCAAGTCCTTTAAATCCGGGCATTTTACGTCCGTTCATGTTCGGAATACTGATGCTGTTTTCGATCGCCGGTTTTGCGCAAACCGAGAAGCCTGTCGAATCCAGAACCATCACCAAGAAGATCGAAGACAGCTCGATCACGTTCCGACTGAGCAATCTGATCGCAAGGCAAACACCTGAGCTGGGCGCAGACACCCAGGTCAATGTGACAACCGTCAACGGTGTCGTGCTACTGACCGGATCAGTCGAGTCGGCACAAGCAAAGGAACAGGTGGAAAGCCTGGTCGAAGAGCATCCTTACGTTCGAAAGGTTGTCAATGAAATCAGGGTGGAGAAGTCCCGCAGCCCCCTGGTGCTAGGCAGGGATAAAATTCTGCAGATGTCTGTGAAACACCGAATTTCGAGGGAACTGAAAAAGAACTCGCCGACGGTACATGTGGTGGTGTACCGCAAGACTGTCTATCTGATGGGTGTCGTCTCCGAAGAGGTCGCCGAGCAAGCTGCGAAAATCGCGCAGAACACGAGACGCTCGGAACGGGTGATTACGGTATTCGAACTGAAAACCGTGGAAGAATCCCAGACCTGA